The DNA sequence TCCCAGCCCTGAAAAATACCAAGCTAGTGTTCCTGATCCTCGACACATTTCAATAAAGCAATGCTAGATAGTGGTCATTTTGGCTTGATTATCAATAGTCGTCATGAAATTTCAGATGCGGGCTATCTAGCTAGGCTAGGCTATCACATAGTAAACAAGAAAACTACATGAACCACAACTATTTACTTCATTGTGAAATTACCTGAATCAAAATATTATACACAGTAACATAAAAAGGGTTATATAATTACTCGGGGTGGCTGGCAGTGGCCTCTCTCAGCTCCTTGAGAAGCTCCGGTTCACGCGGATACACGCTAGTCTCCAAGATATACTGCCACATAGTTGAATAACAGTGTGAATGTGAACAACCTAGACACTGAAAAACAAAGCAATAGTTGAGAGAATGAAGATCGACATATGATACCTGATACAAGTCATCACTCTGCAATAGTCCCTTCGatacctttttcttgttctgctCCATTTCTCTCAGAATATATTGCTGATCCAAACATTTCACACATCCAACGTATAATCAAGAACTAACAACAGACGCCTAAGTGAAGATTTCGAAGTACTGTTTGTGATAATCGTTCAAACAATTCTATGAACAGAGAAAATCAAACCCCATTCTCATTCATACATTCAAATAATTCTTAAGTTACAATCTTGGTAATCTTTCATGATTTCGCTATATGAAAGAATAAAACTTTCAAAAACTGCAGTCTGAACCTTCATGCATGTATAGTTTCATCGTCTTTTGAGAGTGACGACTTCCATTATGagtgagagacagagagagtacCTGAAAACGAAGAAGACGATGGGATTCGAGTTTGACCGAGCAGCTAGTTGACTAAACCACGACTCTGCGCCTTGAGATTGCAGCGATCGAGCGGTTGAATTCCGATCCTTTCTTACAACGTTACGTTTGGACGAGTCCGAGGAGGATTTCTCGGGACTATTGACAGATTTTCCTTGTTGGGATGAATGCACGCGTCATTTGCAATGCCGTTTTATATAGAGGGCAGGGATCACGTGAACGTCACTGTTGTAACTCATACTAGAAGAATCAGAGTAATtattctaaatttttttatataaaaaagtCAGAGTAATTACTGTATTACGACTTTACATTTAAGTAAAGATAACTGGTGTTTGAAATTTATGGTCATTTTGATAAAAGGTAACGCATAAAATTACAATTAGAGGAGTCAGATTTTCATAAAATTACAGCAGTTACTTTATTACAACTTTTATATTTAAGCAAAGGTAGCCGGTGTTTGAAATTTAGACaaatttttggtcattttaatgCTATCATCAACTCGACAAAACACTAACAAAACAAAACGCATAAAATTACATTTAGAGAAATCGGATCCGCATTAAATTACAACGACTTATTTATTACAACTTTACATTTAAGCAAATGTAGCTGTTGTTTGAAATTTAAGCAAACTTTCGGTCATATTAATGCGATTATCAACTGAGCAAAGTAGTAACAAAAGGAATCGGATGCATCTTCCATAAAACCCACTTTTATAGCATTTCACAGCAAGGGAGTAGTCAACTACACGTTCACAAAAGTTGTACAAATCTCACAAGCAAAGGTCGATTGTGAAGTGTTATTCTGTACGTATAGCTTAACATATATAAGATGATTTCAACAGTGAAGCCAAAGTTCTATGATTCGGCAACAAATCATCATCCCATCAGCCACAGAACCACATGCGAGATTTGGATTCGAGGATCGGATGCAATAACAAAGTTAAAATCATTGATGCAATCGAATAATCCTGCACGATGAAATTGACTAGCTAGGTGCAGTACCCATCCCAGCCCTGAAAAATACCAAGCTAGTAATCCTCCTCGACAAAATCCAATACAGCAATGCTAGGTACTGGTCATTATAGCTTGATTATTAAGAGTCGTGGTAATGGAATTTCAGATGCAGGCTATCTAGCTAGGCTATCACATAGTAAACAAGGAAACTATATGAACCACAACTATTTACTTCATTGTTGGCTAGGAACGTAATCAGTAATATGTGGTACTTGTGAAATTACCTGAATCAAAATATTATACAGTAACATAAGAAGGCTGATATTACCTAGGCCCTTGGGTGGCTGGCAGTGGCATCTCTCAGCTCCTTGAGAGGCCACATTGTTGAACAACAGTGTGAATGTGAACAATAATCTAGAAAACGAAAAACAGAGCAATAGTTGAGAGAATGAAGACATATGGTACCTGAATACCTGATATAAGTCCTCACTCTGCAATAGTCCCTTCGATACCTTTTTCTGTTTGTGCTCCATTTCTCTCGGGAAATATTGCTGATCAAAACCAATTTACACATCCAACAAATAAGTAATCAAGAACTGTATAGCTTTAGAGGAACATAGAAAATCAGACCCCATTCTCATCTGAAGAAGTCTCCCTCTCTGTACTACTGAGCCTAAAGTTACAATCTTGGCAATCTTTCATGTTTTCCCGATCTAAAGGACTAAAAACTTCAGAAAATTGCAGTTCATGCATAGACAGTCTCATCATGTTTCTAAATACTGAATAAAGAGAAAGTATCTGAAAACGAAGAGCCTGAGTTTGCAGCGACCGAGTGGTTGAATTCCAATCCTCTATTACAAAGTACAAACCTTACGTTTTCAACGAGTCTGAGGATTTCTCGACCCACCAACCTTTACCAATATCGACAAATATTCCTTGTTGGTAGGAGTGTATGACATTGTTTGCCTTGCCGTTTTCATTAGTATTGAGAATTCTGAGACATGATATTACTTCATTACTATTCTCACAAGCAAAGGAAGCATGCTAAATGTTCCTTTTATATAGATCAAGCTACACACTTGAGATGTCTTAAGCCAAATCACACTATAATCACACCTATATATAGATGTAACCTTTTACAGGAATGTAGTACTTCATTACAATTTCATGATCAGAAAGTTAAAAGTTTTAATCTCACAACTCATTTGATCATATTTATGACTTGTCTAAGCTGGAGTATGAAACTTGAGCGAAATTTATGGTCATTTTTGATACATCTTGATAAAGCACACTATAGATATAACGTTTTACAGCAATGGAGTACTACAATATTACAACTTCACGATCAGAAAAGTTACAGTTTTAGTCACACGAGCAAAGGCATGTGAACTTGTGAAGTGTTATTTATGCAAGAGCAAGCTAAATAAGATTTCAACAGTGAAGCTAAAGTTATATGATTCTGCGACAAATCATGATCCCATCACCCACAGAAGCATGAGAAATTTGGATACGTGGATCGGCTGCAAGTGTCTTGTTATGCTCAATGGCTAGCTGTCTGCGCTGTTTCCTCGGCTCTGGAACTAACTCATCAGGCAACGCGACTGATCCTCTGCAGAGTGTGTTGTCATAGACAACTAAGCCACCCACCTTCAACAGCTTCAGTAGTCTCTCGTGGTAATTCCAATTGTTAACCTTGTCGGCATCCACATAGGCAAAGTCGAAACTGCCTTCATTTTCAGGCTGCAATAATCACCAGTCCACCCAAGAGAAGCAAATAAGTTGCTATAAGCTGCCATGTTAAACTTGAGATGATATGGTGGAGAATGTAGAATGGGATGGATAGATAAAATATGTTCCACAAAGTTCAGTAATGAAATGCACCAGTTCCTAAGGATTTTGCAATTTAACCACTACGGTTTTAAGAACTAAGGTTTAAAATCATTGCACTATACTTTGCTAGTTTGCTACTTACATGTTCCAATAGCTTATCAAGAACTGGAACAGCCTCAGATTCAATGAAGTCAATTTTGTGCTCAACACCAGCTTTCTTTATGATCGGCAAGCCTATTTGATCATATGTCTCACGATTTATATCCATGGCTACAATCTGCAACAAGGTATTCAGAACCATAAATAGTGTCAGATCCATGTAAGATCACCATTGACTAGTTTTCGACACGGTCCTTTTTTAGACTATCATGACAATGAGGCAGATTGAAAACTTATAAACTGACCTTGCCATCCTCAGGAATTGTAAGCGCAGTGAGTAGAAGAGAATATCCCGTGAAAACACCAATTTCAATTGTCTTCTTTGCATCTATGAGCCTCAACAGCATGGCTAGTAACTGAGCTGCATCTGGTGCAGTAGCCAATCCAGCACTGAAAATTAACAAAGCTAATATTAATCCTCTCCAATACAATGTGATAAGAAAATTATCTATCAGTCATCACACACTAACACTAAACTGTATCCCAAGTACTGAATGTTTTAGCTCAATGAAACTTTAGATGCAGGCTAGCTTAGTATAAATGTGACTTGGTCGTCAAAATGAAATGCACTAAGCTAAGAAGGCTGATTACCGAGGGTGGCTGGCAGTGGCATCCCTTAGCTCCTTGAGAGGCGCTGGTTCACGTGGATACACACTAGTCTCCAAGATGTACTGCCACATTGTTAAAGACCAATGTTTAGAAATTCaaccaaataaagaaaacatagctGAAGCTCATTAGATTAATATAGTACTTGAGATAATTCATCACTCTGCAGCACGCCCTTTGAGATCTTAATCCCTCTTGATTCCATTTCTTGAAACCCTTCACAATAGAGTTCTTTATAGTCTGCAAAGAGCTAGCTAGGAACATTAAAACAACCAATTGTTTACACCCGGTAATGGACAAGAAACTTGATGGATTAGACATAAATCCAATTTTACACAAAGACAGACAGAAT is a window from the Rosa chinensis cultivar Old Blush chromosome 2, RchiOBHm-V2, whole genome shotgun sequence genome containing:
- the LOC112186380 gene encoding probable caffeoyl-CoA O-methyltransferase At4g26220; the protein is MESRGIKISKGVLQSDELSQYILETSVYPREPAPLKELRDATASHPRAGLATAPDAAQLLAMLLRLIDAKKTIEIGVFTGYSLLLTALTIPEDGKIVAMDINRETYDQIGLPIIKKAGVEHKIDFIESEAVPVLDKLLEHPENEGSFDFAYVDADKVNNWNYHERLLKLLKVGGLVVYDNTLCRGSVALPDELVPEPRKQRRQLAIEHNKTLAADPRIQISHASVGDGIMICRRII